One genomic window of Helicobacter canis includes the following:
- the dapE gene encoding succinyl-diaminopimelate desuccinylase, with amino-acid sequence MQAQQCVDFLAKLLTYPTITPQECGIYEPIKALLLEAGFECLHIDKHDTRNLFAHITLGKSPKPAKHFCFMGHIDVVPVGDGWSVDPFGAVVENGYIYGRGAQDMKAGVAACIYALLDCAKAAATAPIMLSLLLTSDEEGDGTYGTAYALQELAKRDLLPTHAIVAEPTCSSILGDTIKNGRRGSINGVLEIFGKQGHAAYPSKCINPIEALGSSLGKLAGVELDSGDRDFAPTKLVITDMRGGLEVVNVTPSALKIMFNVRNSPATPKERVQEYVESIMQAVCAKNVGISYTLSLKQSAKPFICKQDSRLIHTLSASIQKVCGITPKCSTSGGTSDARFCQEFGIEAIEFGVCNDTIHSIDERVKITEVEQLYRVFRAFLERFAQV; translated from the coding sequence ATGCAAGCGCAACAATGCGTAGATTTTCTGGCAAAACTACTCACCTACCCCACGATCACCCCACAAGAATGCGGTATTTATGAGCCTATCAAAGCCTTATTGCTAGAAGCTGGCTTTGAGTGCCTGCATATTGATAAACACGACACGCGCAATCTCTTTGCCCATATCACGCTAGGCAAAAGCCCTAAGCCAGCAAAGCATTTTTGCTTTATGGGGCATATTGATGTCGTGCCTGTGGGAGATGGCTGGAGTGTGGATCCCTTTGGCGCGGTGGTGGAAAATGGCTATATCTATGGGCGTGGAGCGCAGGATATGAAAGCAGGGGTCGCTGCTTGTATCTACGCGCTACTAGATTGTGCCAAAGCCGCTGCCACAGCCCCCATTATGCTCTCACTTTTGCTCACAAGCGATGAAGAAGGAGATGGCACTTATGGCACTGCCTATGCGCTACAAGAGCTAGCCAAGCGCGATCTACTGCCCACGCACGCCATAGTCGCCGAGCCTACTTGCTCTAGCATTCTAGGCGATACGATCAAAAATGGGCGCAGAGGCAGTATCAATGGCGTGCTAGAGATTTTTGGCAAGCAAGGACACGCCGCATACCCTAGCAAGTGCATAAACCCCATAGAAGCCCTAGGATCTAGCCTTGGCAAGCTTGCTGGAGTGGAGCTAGACTCTGGGGATAGGGATTTTGCCCCTACAAAGCTTGTCATCACCGATATGCGCGGCGGCTTAGAGGTGGTCAATGTAACGCCTAGCGCGCTAAAGATTATGTTTAATGTGCGCAATTCTCCTGCTACCCCTAAAGAACGCGTGCAAGAGTATGTAGAATCCATTATGCAAGCAGTGTGCGCAAAAAATGTCGGCATTTCCTACACGCTTAGCCTAAAGCAAAGTGCCAAGCCCTTTATCTGCAAGCAGGATTCTAGGCTGATACACACGCTTAGTGCAAGCATTCAAAAAGTATGTGGTATCACCCCAAAGTGCAGCACAAGCGGCGGGACAAGTGATGCGCGATTTTGCCAAGAGTTTGGCATAGAGGCGATAGAATTTGGCGTGTGCAATGACACAATCCACAGCATAGATGAGCGCGTGAAAATCACAGAAGTAGAGCAGCTCTATCGCGTATTTCGCGCATTTTTAGAGCGATTTGCGCAAGTCTAG
- a CDS encoding DUF354 domain-containing protein: MLESIFNHTNTQSKTQRQKMIWLDIIDPKYVLFFKPILPRLKALGSVIVTTRESKDYDECLRLLELFNIEHYCVGGYGGASKLGKFEARINRQKGFLELFARLNAMPKIFITGASVDGVQCAYGLGIPVVHFADTPVADEKFCLESVTILSRLTLPLSHLVFRPFVVPEICYTSLGLDSTQVVEYGFIDVALWLDSIPLHYELESPQRKAFCENLGLDSALPIILVREEEYKAHYVKHKLPIIYESFALLAQKIKANVLCMPRYGKDELESCLAELPQDAQSRFKILHHKLEPKDFYPFVDVLLGGGGTMNLEACYLGIPVISTRSILLFHDRFLLDNALMKHAKSATEAVEGIAEILSKPRLYKRQDCLFAKNGIDIDMFISHIKALL; the protein is encoded by the coding sequence GTGCTAGAATCCATTTTTAACCACACAAATACACAAAGCAAAACACAAAGGCAAAAGATGATTTGGCTTGATATTATTGACCCAAAATATGTGCTGTTTTTTAAGCCCATTTTACCAAGGCTTAAGGCTTTAGGTTCTGTGATTGTTACCACGCGTGAGAGTAAGGACTATGATGAGTGCTTGAGACTTTTAGAGCTTTTTAACATAGAGCATTATTGCGTTGGCGGCTATGGCGGGGCAAGCAAACTAGGCAAGTTTGAAGCAAGAATCAATCGTCAAAAGGGCTTTTTGGAGCTTTTTGCAAGGCTTAATGCAATGCCAAAGATTTTTATCACCGGAGCTAGTGTTGATGGCGTGCAGTGTGCGTATGGGCTAGGGATACCGGTGGTGCATTTTGCTGATACGCCGGTGGCTGATGAAAAGTTTTGCTTAGAATCTGTAACGATTTTATCCCGCTTAACGCTTCCGCTTTCTCATCTTGTATTCCGCCCTTTTGTCGTGCCTGAGATTTGCTATACAAGCTTGGGGCTAGATTCTACTCAAGTGGTGGAATATGGCTTTATTGATGTGGCATTATGGCTAGATTCTATCCCCTTGCATTATGAGCTAGAATCGCCGCAGAGAAAGGCATTTTGCGAGAATCTAGGGCTAGATTCTGCTTTGCCTATTATTTTGGTGCGTGAAGAGGAGTATAAGGCTCATTATGTCAAGCATAAATTGCCAATTATTTATGAGAGCTTTGCCCTTTTGGCACAAAAGATTAAAGCCAATGTGCTGTGTATGCCCCGCTATGGTAAAGATGAGCTAGAATCTTGCCTTGCAGAGCTTCCACAAGATGCACAAAGTCGCTTTAAGATTTTGCACCATAAGCTAGAGCCAAAGGATTTTTATCCCTTTGTTGATGTGCTTTTAGGCGGGGGTGGGACTATGAATCTAGAGGCGTGCTATCTTGGCATACCTGTGATTTCCACTCGCTCGATCTTGCTTTTTCACGATAGATTTTTGCTTGATAATGCTTTGATGAAACACGCTAAAAGTGCCACTGAAGCGGTGGAGGGCATTGCAGAGATTCTATCCAAACCGCGTTTATACAAAAGGCAAGATTGCCTTTTTGCGAAAAATGGCATAGATATAGATATGTTTATCTCGCATATCAAGGCGTTGTTATAG